The Paenibacillus sp. RUD330 genome has a segment encoding these proteins:
- a CDS encoding FliA/WhiG family RNA polymerase sigma factor, translated as MTEPKAPHLSNMAMWEKWKEEQDIDAKKALIEQYLPLVDYVTNRMAIGLPKNVSKDDLASNGAMGLIDAIDKFDYKRGLQFETYASWRIRGAIIDGLRQGDWVPRSVREKAKRIEEAYQHLEQQYLRSVSDAEISTYLQVSEREFTTMLQEIAVTTVCSLEDPIREEESETRMSLLVDEKAKNPDHKVHEFFLKESLVKGIERLTEKERIVVSLFYYEELSLSEIAEVMSLSPSRISQLHSKAILRLRGALSKQKDQLMQNS; from the coding sequence ATGACAGAGCCGAAAGCGCCTCATTTGTCCAACATGGCGATGTGGGAGAAATGGAAGGAAGAGCAGGATATAGACGCGAAGAAGGCTCTGATTGAGCAGTATTTGCCGCTGGTCGATTACGTGACGAACCGAATGGCGATCGGCCTGCCCAAAAATGTATCCAAAGACGATCTTGCGAGCAACGGCGCGATGGGGCTGATTGACGCGATCGATAAATTCGATTATAAACGAGGCCTTCAATTCGAGACCTACGCTTCCTGGCGCATCAGAGGGGCCATCATCGACGGCCTCCGGCAAGGCGACTGGGTCCCCCGTTCGGTCCGCGAAAAGGCCAAGCGAATAGAGGAAGCCTACCAGCATCTGGAGCAGCAGTATTTGCGGTCCGTATCCGATGCTGAGATCAGCACCTATCTTCAAGTGTCGGAGAGGGAGTTCACGACGATGCTGCAGGAAATCGCCGTCACGACGGTCTGCTCCCTTGAGGATCCGATCCGCGAGGAGGAGAGCGAGACAAGAATGTCCTTGCTGGTCGATGAGAAAGCGAAAAATCCGGACCATAAAGTGCATGAATTTTTCCTCAAGGAATCCCTCGTGAAAGGAATCGAGCGATTGACGGAAAAAGAACGGATCGTCGTCTCTCTCTTCTATTATGAGGAGCTTTCCTTGAGCGAGATCGCAGAAGTCATGTCCCTGTCCCCGTCTCGCATTTCCCAGCTTCATTCCAAGGCGATCCTTCGCCTGAGAGGAGCGCTTTCCAAGCAGAAAGATCAACTGATGCAGAACTCCTGA
- a CDS encoding chemotaxis protein CheD: MIQQQVVKVGMADLNIALDGSAIRTTGLGSCVGLTLYDSEKRIGGMAHVMLPNSSIAREADFNRAKYADTALPLLIEEMQKAGARLGRLSAKMAGGAQMFAALSANDSLRIGPRNVESCTAVLASYGIPILAEDTGGSYGRTIELDSGTGILHVRSVQQGTKEL; encoded by the coding sequence ATGATCCAGCAGCAAGTCGTGAAAGTCGGAATGGCCGACCTCAATATCGCTCTCGACGGCAGCGCTATCCGCACGACGGGGCTCGGCTCCTGCGTCGGGCTGACCTTGTACGATTCAGAGAAGAGGATCGGCGGAATGGCCCATGTCATGCTCCCGAATTCATCGATCGCCAGGGAAGCGGATTTCAACCGGGCCAAATATGCCGACACCGCTCTTCCCTTGTTGATCGAAGAAATGCAGAAGGCGGGTGCCCGCCTTGGCCGGCTGTCGGCCAAGATGGCCGGCGGCGCCCAGATGTTCGCGGCCTTGTCGGCCAATGATTCGCTGCGGATCGGTCCCCGCAATGTGGAAAGCTGCACGGCCGTCCTGGCCAGCTACGGCATTCCCATCCTCGCCGAGGATACAGGCGGCAGCTACGGCAGAACGATCGAGCTGGATTCAGGCACGGGCATCCTGCATGTCCGCTCCGTCCAGCAGGGCACAAAGGAGTTGTAG
- a CDS encoding chemotaxis protein CheC, which produces MDVLKEVGNIGSGNAATALSTLLNKPVDMAVPKVSLVPFEEVAERAGGAEELVMAVFLRVEGEAPGNLFFLMNPVAAKKMLRRLAAMEVEEDLEYSDMELSAIGEIGNILAGSYLSSLADLTKLSLAPSVPAVAMDMAGAVLVYGLMQYGEMGDTALLIETKFLDGGEVLDGQFFLIPDPESFSTIFRSLGVPLE; this is translated from the coding sequence ATGGATGTCCTGAAGGAAGTCGGCAACATCGGCTCCGGCAATGCGGCGACGGCTCTGTCCACTTTGCTGAACAAGCCGGTCGACATGGCCGTGCCGAAGGTGAGCCTGGTGCCTTTCGAGGAAGTCGCGGAACGGGCCGGAGGCGCCGAGGAGCTGGTCATGGCCGTGTTTCTCCGCGTGGAAGGCGAGGCTCCCGGCAATCTCTTCTTCCTGATGAATCCGGTCGCGGCTAAGAAGATGCTCCGCAGGCTTGCGGCGATGGAAGTCGAAGAGGATCTCGAATATTCGGATATGGAATTATCCGCCATCGGAGAGATCGGCAACATTCTCGCAGGCTCCTATCTGTCTTCGCTGGCCGATCTCACCAAGCTGAGCCTGGCGCCCAGCGTACCCGCCGTCGCGATGGACATGGCGGGAGCCGTTCTCGTGTACGGGCTCATGCAATACGGAGAAATGGGCGACACAGCGCTGCTGATCGAGACCAAATTTCTTGACGGGGGGGAAGTTCTGGATGGCCAGTTCTTCCTGATTCCGGACCCGGAATCGTTTTCCACTATCTTCCGCTCGCTAGGAGTGCCGCTCGAATGA
- a CDS encoding chemotaxis protein CheW, with amino-acid sequence MGEELKVIVFALGEEEYGIEVDKVKTVERLMPVTRVPKTPAFVKGVVNLRGVVVPVIDLRGRFGLEETESTDQTRIIIVRSGELEVGFIVDRANDVTDINTDDIDLPPAVVGGIQAKYLRGIAKTPQGRLLVMLNLSEVLNKNEIVQLEQMEA; translated from the coding sequence ATGGGAGAAGAACTGAAAGTAATCGTGTTTGCGCTTGGAGAAGAAGAATACGGCATCGAAGTCGATAAAGTGAAGACGGTGGAAAGGCTCATGCCGGTCACTCGCGTGCCGAAGACGCCTGCATTCGTGAAGGGAGTCGTCAACCTGCGCGGCGTCGTCGTGCCGGTCATCGATCTCCGCGGCCGCTTCGGGCTGGAGGAGACGGAGTCGACGGACCAGACCCGCATCATCATCGTGCGCTCCGGAGAGCTGGAGGTCGGATTCATCGTCGACCGCGCCAACGACGTGACGGACATCAACACCGACGACATCGACCTGCCGCCTGCAGTCGTCGGCGGCATCCAGGCCAAGTATTTGCGCGGAATCGCCAAGACGCCGCAGGGCAGGCTTCTCGTCATGCTCAACCTGTCGGAAGTGCTGAACAAAAACGAAATCGTGCAGCTGGAGCAAATGGAGGCTTGA
- a CDS encoding chemotaxis protein CheA has product MDMNAYLSMFIDESNDHLQALNENLLKLESDPADIGIVQIIFRSAHTLKGMSATMGFEDLASLTHEMENVLDLVRNGKLTMDAFIFDVLFKGLDALETMVADITAGGAGKADVAELLSSLKSIVDGSYLAKESAAGAGAQAASKKENGASADLDEFQLSVLKQSVESGLKAVRLDVELEDSCVLKAARSYMVFNFLEQHGEVIKSIPSVTDLEQEKFDKSFTVILVTSSDEQAIAEGAGNISEIAAAAASLLDEAALEALAHPEIPEAAKAADARTADVQAASSAASEAKRQTAAASAPAAQAASRTIRVDIDRLDSLMNLFSELLIDRVRLEQLSSEIGRTELSETVEHLSRISGDLQNIVLKLRMVPIDSVFNRFPRMVRDLAKNLNKKVDLVIVGADTELDRTVIDEIGDPLVHLLRNSLDHGLETTDGRLEAGKPETGTIFLRAYHSGNHVFIEVEEDGRGINSEKVKAKAVENGVLSGQEAARMTQDEINNLIFAPGFSTADAISDISGRGVGLDVVRSKILSLGGNVSVESKAGIGSKFSIQLPLTLSIITAMLIKLGSEKYAIPLSSIVETGILSRDSILNVHGSRMITYRNAVIPLVSLGNVLETADFNEEEELESEYLVIRKGDKWAAVIVDDFIGQSEIVLKSMGGYLGQTQAVSGATILGDGQVALIIDPNALFK; this is encoded by the coding sequence ATGGATATGAACGCTTATCTGTCTATGTTTATCGATGAATCCAATGATCATCTTCAAGCACTCAATGAAAATCTCCTGAAGCTCGAAAGCGATCCGGCCGACATCGGCATTGTCCAGATCATCTTCCGCTCGGCCCATACGCTGAAAGGAATGTCGGCGACGATGGGCTTCGAGGATCTTGCTTCCCTTACCCATGAGATGGAAAACGTCCTTGATCTTGTCCGCAACGGCAAGCTGACGATGGACGCTTTCATCTTCGATGTGCTTTTCAAAGGGTTGGATGCCCTCGAAACGATGGTCGCCGACATTACGGCCGGAGGGGCCGGCAAAGCCGATGTCGCCGAGCTGCTGTCCTCCCTGAAATCCATCGTCGACGGCAGCTATCTGGCCAAGGAGTCGGCAGCGGGAGCGGGAGCTCAAGCCGCTTCCAAGAAAGAGAACGGAGCCTCCGCCGATCTGGACGAGTTCCAGCTGTCGGTGCTCAAGCAGTCGGTCGAAAGCGGGCTCAAAGCCGTGCGGCTCGATGTCGAGCTGGAGGATTCCTGCGTGCTCAAGGCAGCGCGTTCGTATATGGTCTTCAATTTCCTGGAACAGCACGGCGAAGTCATCAAATCGATTCCGTCGGTGACGGATCTCGAGCAGGAGAAGTTCGACAAGTCCTTCACCGTCATTCTCGTCACTTCCTCCGACGAGCAGGCCATTGCGGAAGGAGCCGGCAACATCTCCGAAATTGCCGCAGCCGCAGCCAGCCTGCTGGACGAAGCCGCTCTGGAAGCGCTGGCCCACCCGGAAATTCCTGAAGCCGCAAAAGCGGCGGACGCAAGGACAGCGGACGTTCAAGCCGCTTCTTCCGCAGCGTCGGAAGCCAAGCGGCAGACGGCGGCGGCTTCGGCTCCCGCAGCTCAGGCCGCATCGCGGACGATAAGGGTGGACATCGACCGGCTGGATTCGCTGATGAACCTGTTCAGCGAGCTGCTGATCGACCGGGTCCGGCTGGAGCAGCTTTCTTCCGAGATCGGCCGCACGGAGCTGAGCGAGACGGTCGAGCATCTGTCCCGCATCAGCGGCGATCTGCAGAACATCGTGCTCAAGCTCCGCATGGTTCCGATCGATTCCGTCTTCAACCGCTTCCCCCGCATGGTGCGGGATCTGGCCAAAAACCTGAATAAAAAGGTCGATCTCGTCATCGTCGGCGCCGACACCGAGCTGGACCGGACGGTCATCGACGAGATCGGCGATCCTCTCGTCCATCTTCTCCGCAATTCCCTCGACCATGGCCTGGAAACGACGGATGGCCGCCTGGAGGCAGGCAAGCCGGAAACCGGCACGATATTCCTGCGGGCTTACCATAGCGGCAACCACGTCTTTATCGAGGTGGAGGAAGACGGCAGGGGCATCAACTCCGAGAAGGTCAAGGCCAAGGCTGTCGAGAACGGGGTGCTCAGCGGGCAGGAAGCGGCGCGGATGACCCAGGACGAAATCAACAACCTGATCTTCGCTCCCGGCTTCAGCACGGCGGATGCGATCTCGGACATTTCGGGCCGCGGGGTCGGACTCGACGTCGTCCGCTCGAAGATTCTTTCCTTGGGCGGCAATGTTTCGGTCGAATCCAAGGCCGGCATCGGCTCCAAGTTCAGCATCCAGCTTCCGCTCACGTTGTCGATCATCACCGCGATGCTGATCAAGCTCGGCTCCGAGAAATACGCCATTCCGCTTTCTTCCATCGTGGAAACCGGCATTCTCAGCAGGGACAGCATCCTGAACGTGCATGGCAGCCGGATGATTACATACCGCAACGCGGTCATTCCGCTCGTATCTCTCGGCAATGTGCTCGAAACAGCCGACTTCAATGAAGAAGAAGAGCTGGAGAGCGAGTACCTCGTCATCCGCAAAGGCGATAAATGGGCGGCAGTCATCGTGGACGACTTCATCGGCCAGAGCGAGATCGTGCTGAAGTCGATGGGCGGTTATCTCGGCCAGACTCAGGCCGTATCCGGAGCGACCATTCTTGGCGACGGCCAGGTCGCCCTCATCATCGATCCGAACGCCCTGTTCAAATAA
- a CDS encoding chemotaxis response regulator protein-glutamate methylesterase: MEKFRILIVDDSAFMRAIIRDLILQDPAFEVAGTAATGKEALEAARLLAPDAMTLDLEMPEMNGLEALVAVMESRPLPVIMFSGISEEHTSLTIAALQQGAFDFIRKPSPASPPGEIETIGRLLREKLHTALQFRGRLVQPRLPAREAIGKREQPARRPAGDAAGHAKPSSAPGPRSAAREAPDEIRKTRIPPGADAKRKSASASEAPLSKARPAWPASGASRPAKTGTTSVPQVTAGESSPKSLASRERWTQLVAIGTSTGGPRALSEVIGSLPADLPAPVLVVQHMPPRFTASLAKRLEAGSMIEVTEAEQGERVLAGRVYIAPGGSHMELEKDGSGYRIRLTQSPAVSGHRPSVDVLFRSIVPYRELERHCVLLTGMGSDGAKGMLELRESGAASTITEAEETCVVYGMPRSAVELGGSQTVLPLFQIAGELARRCR, from the coding sequence ATGGAGAAGTTCCGTATTTTGATCGTGGACGATTCCGCCTTCATGCGTGCCATTATTCGGGATTTGATCCTGCAGGACCCGGCTTTTGAGGTTGCCGGGACGGCGGCGACAGGCAAGGAGGCGCTGGAGGCCGCAAGGCTTCTCGCGCCCGATGCCATGACACTGGATCTGGAAATGCCCGAAATGAACGGGCTCGAAGCTCTCGTGGCGGTCATGGAGAGCCGTCCGCTTCCGGTGATCATGTTCTCCGGCATCAGCGAGGAGCATACCTCGCTCACGATTGCCGCGCTGCAGCAGGGGGCCTTCGATTTCATCCGCAAGCCTTCTCCCGCTTCGCCCCCTGGGGAGATCGAGACGATCGGACGCTTGCTGAGGGAGAAGCTGCATACCGCACTTCAATTCCGAGGCCGCCTGGTCCAACCTCGCCTTCCGGCGCGGGAGGCGATAGGGAAGAGGGAGCAGCCGGCACGCAGGCCGGCCGGCGATGCCGCCGGCCATGCGAAGCCCTCATCCGCTCCAGGCCCGCGCAGCGCAGCCCGCGAGGCGCCGGACGAGATCCGCAAGACGCGGATTCCACCTGGTGCGGATGCCAAGCGCAAGTCGGCAAGCGCAAGCGAAGCGCCTCTTTCCAAAGCACGGCCGGCATGGCCGGCTTCAGGCGCCTCGCGGCCTGCGAAGACGGGGACGACTTCCGTTCCTCAAGTCACAGCCGGGGAATCGTCCCCCAAATCTCTGGCTTCCAGAGAAAGGTGGACGCAGCTCGTCGCCATCGGCACATCGACCGGCGGACCGCGTGCGCTCAGCGAAGTGATCGGCTCGCTGCCGGCAGACTTGCCGGCCCCGGTGCTGGTCGTCCAGCATATGCCTCCCCGGTTCACGGCATCGCTGGCCAAGCGGCTCGAAGCCGGCAGCATGATCGAGGTGACGGAGGCGGAGCAGGGCGAGCGCGTCCTTGCCGGCCGTGTCTACATCGCCCCCGGCGGAAGCCATATGGAGCTCGAGAAGGATGGATCCGGCTACCGGATCCGGCTGACCCAATCGCCGGCAGTCAGCGGACATCGCCCGTCGGTGGACGTGCTGTTCCGCTCCATCGTCCCCTATAGGGAGCTGGAGCGCCATTGCGTCCTGCTTACCGGAATGGGCAGCGACGGCGCGAAAGGCATGCTGGAGCTCCGGGAGAGCGGCGCGGCGAGCACGATCACCGAGGCGGAGGAAACCTGCGTGGTGTACGGAATGCCTCGAAGCGCGGTTGAGCTCGGAGGCTCGCAGACGGTGCTGCCGCTTTTCCAAATTGCTGGAGAGCTTGCCCGGCGCTGCCGGTAG
- a CDS encoding MinD/ParA family protein produces the protein MNDQAQALRNLIKQRTGGQMEKNARLLTVTSGKGGVGKSNFSLNFGLALQSLGRKVLVIDADIGMANLDVLMGIPAPYSLYHLFTGDKSIRDIIQLGPSGLHFIAGGSGFRELLHLTDRQLQEADEQLGMLQGEYDFILFDTGAGLTRESERFIQAAHETFVVTTPEPTSITDAYALVKMVSGSMPDTRFRVVVNRAFDEQEGRQTAAKMDMAADRFLGIRLPYGGYVADDGKVGKAVRTQKPVLIAYPDSDAARNIMQIARQYLDLPADSLPHRSVKGILQQWFSRKR, from the coding sequence ATGAATGACCAAGCCCAGGCGCTTCGCAATCTGATCAAGCAGCGGACGGGCGGGCAGATGGAAAAGAACGCGCGGCTGCTGACGGTGACGAGCGGGAAGGGCGGAGTCGGCAAGTCCAACTTCAGTCTGAATTTCGGGCTCGCGCTGCAGTCTCTGGGCCGAAAAGTGCTCGTCATCGACGCGGATATCGGCATGGCCAATCTGGACGTTCTGATGGGCATTCCGGCCCCGTACTCTCTCTACCATCTGTTCACCGGCGACAAGAGCATCCGAGACATCATCCAGCTGGGACCGTCCGGGCTCCATTTCATCGCCGGAGGGTCCGGATTCCGGGAGCTGCTTCATCTCACGGACCGGCAGCTTCAGGAAGCGGACGAGCAGCTCGGCATGCTCCAGGGGGAATACGATTTCATCCTGTTCGATACCGGCGCGGGACTGACACGGGAATCGGAACGATTCATCCAGGCGGCCCACGAAACCTTCGTCGTGACGACACCCGAGCCGACATCCATCACGGATGCTTACGCGCTCGTCAAGATGGTTTCGGGCAGCATGCCGGATACGCGGTTCCGGGTAGTCGTCAATCGCGCCTTCGATGAGCAGGAAGGACGCCAGACGGCGGCCAAGATGGACATGGCGGCAGACCGCTTTCTCGGCATCCGCCTTCCTTACGGCGGCTACGTTGCGGATGACGGCAAGGTGGGCAAAGCGGTCCGGACGCAGAAGCCTGTCCTCATCGCTTATCCGGACTCGGACGCGGCAAGGAACATCATGCAGATTGCCCGGCAATACCTCGATTTGCCGGCAGACAGTCTTCCTCATCGCAGCGTCAAAGGTATTCTACAGCAGTGGTTCAGTCGGAAACGTTAA
- the flhF gene encoding flagellar biosynthesis protein FlhF — translation MRVKRYVVSSMPEAMALIRGELGKDAVILSTKEIKTGGFLGMFGKKGIEVVAAAETVSPPPSAALADTLQSLAAAATRRTASPDSGAAPGQPASPASAAAPSAPASLAAAKYKSVAKPAASPPAFAGGTTPEPAVSAGDAAASNGSAAPAPASGLREPATQGMEQDLLREVRDLKTWIRQLSGAQAAEMAPAHVSSLMDRLEAQEVKAAWRERLLADLQAKPDYSLLSEDPQALWAAAAEHLQLWLEPYMGEKPAEHSRVLHFVGPTGVGKTTTIAKLAADLTLRRRKAVGLITADTYRIAAVDQLRTYADILGIPLEVVFSPAEAARAFQQLEQKDAVLMDTAGRNYRSELQIHEVNSLLRSSEDADTLLVLSLTARTPDMEAVAQPFIRHGVDKVIFTKLDETTVYGAAFNLIMDHGLKPAYLAFGQTVPDDLEPFRSDRYVKLLLGTHPNE, via the coding sequence GTGAGAGTGAAGCGCTACGTCGTATCGTCCATGCCGGAGGCTATGGCGCTTATCCGAGGAGAGCTGGGCAAGGATGCCGTGATTTTGAGCACGAAGGAAATCAAGACCGGAGGATTTCTAGGCATGTTCGGCAAAAAGGGCATAGAGGTCGTTGCGGCGGCGGAAACCGTCAGCCCGCCGCCTTCCGCCGCATTGGCCGATACCCTCCAGTCGCTGGCAGCAGCGGCGACAAGGAGGACGGCCTCGCCCGACTCGGGGGCAGCGCCTGGGCAGCCGGCCTCGCCGGCTTCTGCGGCAGCCCCGTCTGCTCCGGCCTCGCTGGCAGCGGCCAAGTACAAGTCGGTCGCGAAGCCTGCGGCCAGTCCGCCTGCATTTGCAGGCGGAACGACTCCTGAACCTGCTGTATCCGCCGGGGATGCCGCCGCGTCGAACGGCTCCGCCGCTCCCGCCCCGGCCAGCGGCCTCCGCGAGCCGGCCACCCAAGGAATGGAGCAGGATCTGCTCCGGGAGGTCCGCGATCTCAAAACGTGGATCCGTCAGCTGTCCGGCGCCCAGGCAGCCGAAATGGCTCCGGCCCATGTATCCAGCCTGATGGATAGGCTGGAAGCGCAGGAGGTCAAGGCCGCTTGGCGGGAAAGGCTTCTGGCCGACTTGCAGGCCAAGCCGGACTACAGCCTTCTGAGCGAAGATCCGCAAGCCCTATGGGCGGCGGCCGCGGAGCATTTGCAGCTGTGGCTGGAGCCTTATATGGGAGAGAAGCCGGCCGAGCATAGCCGGGTGCTGCATTTCGTCGGGCCGACAGGCGTCGGCAAAACGACGACCATCGCGAAGCTGGCCGCGGATCTTACTTTGCGCCGTCGCAAGGCGGTCGGCCTGATCACCGCGGATACCTACCGCATCGCCGCTGTCGATCAGCTGCGGACCTATGCGGATATATTGGGAATCCCGCTGGAGGTCGTCTTCTCCCCCGCGGAGGCGGCAAGGGCATTCCAGCAGCTGGAGCAGAAGGATGCCGTGCTCATGGATACGGCCGGCAGGAATTACCGAAGCGAGCTGCAGATCCACGAGGTCAACAGCTTGCTGAGAAGCAGCGAGGATGCGGATACGCTGCTGGTGCTCAGCCTGACCGCCCGCACGCCGGATATGGAAGCGGTGGCGCAGCCTTTCATCCGGCACGGGGTGGACAAGGTCATCTTCACCAAGCTGGATGAAACGACGGTGTACGGCGCGGCCTTCAATCTGATTATGGATCACGGTCTGAAGCCGGCTTATCTGGCCTTCGGCCAGACCGTCCCGGACGATCTCGAGCCGTTCCGGTCGGATCGGTACGTGAAGCTGCTGCTGGGAACCCATCCGAATGAATGA
- the flhA gene encoding flagellar biosynthesis protein FlhA, giving the protein MKPRDLAILVGIIGIVLMMVIPIPTFLMDFLLVINISVALIILLIAMNTKEALDFSIFPALLLITTLFRLALNVSTTRNILVHAHAGEVVQTFGNWVAGGQVAIGFVVFLILVVVQFIVITKGSERVAEVAARFTLDAMPGKQMSIDADLNAGMINEQQARSRRSKIEREADFYGSMDGASKFVKGDAIASIIILIINLLGGFIIGMAVHGMGFSEALNTYSILTIGDGLVSQVPALLISTAAGLIVTRAASEGNLAHDLTSQILRYPQLLFVVAGTIALLGLFTPIGIIRTFPIAGLLVYLGWKMQGEQSRAIAEQEQMVEEKEIEEVRSPESVVNLLHVDPIEFEFGYGLIPLADTQQGGDLLDRIIMIRRQCALELGLVVPVIRIRDNIQLRPNEYIIKIKGNTVARGDLLLNHYLAMSPGFEDESIIGIETMEPAFGLPALWIDEATKERAEMSGYTVVDPPSVVATHLTEIIKRHAHELLGRQETKALIDNMREAYPALVEELIPSVMTIGDVQKVLAKLLKEKISIRDLVSIFETLADHGLYSKDTDILTEYARQALSRQITQQYSTGGNSMRVITVSPALEKKIAEAVQQSEHGSYLAMDPIATQQICNKVSEQVNRQIQSGHQPVVLASPTIRMYLRQMIERVMGDIPVLSYSELEPSIEVQSIGTVSL; this is encoded by the coding sequence ATGAAACCGAGGGACCTGGCAATCTTGGTAGGGATTATCGGCATTGTCCTAATGATGGTCATCCCCATCCCTACTTTTCTGATGGACTTCCTGCTCGTAATCAACATATCGGTCGCTCTTATCATTCTCTTAATAGCGATGAATACAAAAGAAGCGCTGGATTTCTCCATCTTCCCGGCCCTTCTGTTGATTACGACCTTGTTCAGGCTCGCCCTCAACGTATCGACAACCCGCAACATCCTTGTCCATGCCCACGCGGGCGAGGTGGTCCAGACATTCGGAAACTGGGTTGCCGGAGGCCAGGTCGCCATCGGCTTTGTCGTGTTCCTGATCTTGGTTGTCGTGCAGTTCATCGTCATCACCAAAGGCTCGGAGCGGGTCGCGGAGGTCGCGGCAAGGTTCACTCTCGATGCGATGCCGGGCAAGCAGATGAGCATCGATGCGGATCTCAACGCCGGCATGATCAACGAGCAGCAGGCCCGGTCCCGCCGCTCCAAGATCGAGCGGGAAGCCGACTTCTACGGCTCCATGGACGGCGCGAGCAAATTCGTCAAGGGAGATGCGATCGCGTCGATCATCATCCTCATCATCAACCTTCTCGGCGGCTTCATCATCGGGATGGCGGTGCACGGGATGGGCTTCTCCGAGGCTCTCAACACGTATTCGATCCTGACGATCGGCGACGGTCTCGTCAGCCAGGTTCCGGCGCTGCTCATCTCTACGGCTGCCGGCCTGATCGTGACGAGAGCGGCTTCGGAAGGCAATCTGGCCCATGACCTGACGAGTCAGATTCTGCGGTATCCGCAGCTGCTGTTCGTCGTAGCGGGCACCATCGCCCTGCTGGGCCTGTTCACTCCTATCGGCATCATCCGCACGTTCCCGATCGCGGGGCTGCTTGTCTACCTCGGGTGGAAGATGCAGGGCGAGCAAAGCCGCGCGATCGCAGAGCAGGAGCAGATGGTGGAGGAGAAGGAGATCGAGGAGGTGCGGAGTCCGGAGAGCGTCGTGAACCTGCTGCATGTGGACCCGATCGAGTTCGAATTCGGCTACGGCCTCATCCCGCTCGCGGATACGCAGCAGGGCGGCGATCTTCTGGACCGGATCATCATGATCCGCCGCCAGTGCGCGCTCGAGCTCGGGCTTGTCGTTCCGGTGATCCGGATCCGAGACAACATCCAGCTTCGTCCGAACGAATACATCATCAAGATCAAAGGCAATACGGTCGCTCGAGGCGACCTGCTCCTGAATCATTATCTGGCGATGAGCCCGGGCTTCGAGGACGAATCCATCATCGGCATCGAAACGATGGAGCCGGCCTTCGGACTTCCGGCATTATGGATCGACGAGGCGACCAAGGAGCGGGCCGAGATGTCCGGCTACACCGTCGTCGATCCGCCGTCGGTCGTCGCCACCCATCTGACCGAGATCATCAAGCGCCATGCGCATGAGCTGCTCGGCAGGCAGGAGACGAAGGCGCTCATCGACAACATGCGGGAAGCCTATCCGGCGCTTGTGGAGGAGCTCATTCCTTCCGTCATGACGATCGGAGATGTGCAGAAGGTGCTGGCCAAGCTGCTCAAGGAAAAAATTTCGATCCGGGACCTTGTCAGCATCTTCGAGACCCTGGCCGATCACGGGCTGTACTCGAAGGATACCGACATTCTGACGGAGTACGCCCGCCAGGCGCTCTCCCGCCAGATTACGCAGCAGTACAGCACCGGCGGCAACTCGATGCGGGTCATTACGGTCAGCCCGGCGCTGGAGAAGAAGATCGCCGAAGCCGTCCAGCAGTCGGAGCATGGCAGCTATCTGGCCATGGATCCGATCGCCACCCAGCAGATCTGCAATAAGGTCAGCGAGCAGGTCAACCGCCAGATCCAGTCCGGGCACCAGCCGGTCGTGCTCGCATCGCCGACGATCCGCATGTATCTGCGGCAGATGATCGAACGGGTGATGGGAGACATTCCGGTGCTGTCCTACAGCGAGCTGGAGCCTTCCATTGAAGTTCAGAGCATAGGGACGGTGAGCCTGTGA